From the Candidatus Poribacteria bacterium genome, the window GTGTGCCCAGCGGTCCCGGTGCCAACCAGAGACCCTGCCCTCCGCTTTTTCTTTTTCCATTGACGCAAACGCAGCAAGTGTGAGGTTGTCTAATTGCACAAAGGGACCCATCACCTTTTCTACGAATTCAAGAATTGTCGGATGCGAGACAGCGGGCCACATCAGTTCGGGTGCCAATTCAAGGGTGTTTCCGAACCATGCTTGTCCCTCGTTGGCTGCGGAGAGTTCTCGGTGTTTCTCCCGCCACCTTTGCATCTGGGGTTCGTCAAAAACCTTCTCAAAGATTGTGAAACCCTCGGTTTTATAGGCTTCAAAGTGTTCATCAAGCGTTGGCATATTTTAATTATTCCTTGCGGACTTTTAATTTTCCTTGCGGAGGAACAACGCGCGTCTGAACTTTGACGTGCGTTCCATCTATCCGCCTGCGCCGGTGTTGCAGGCTACCATTTTTCTAGCTTATCTTAACGCAATCCACTGAGGATTGCGTCGGCGAGTTCCATGGTTTTCACAGCCTCGTCGAGATTCGCAGCAGGGAACGAAACCGGCGTATTGGATTTGACACAATCCAAGAAATATCTGTTTTGCTCAACAGTGCCACCGGTGCCTGCCTCGGTGAGTTTGTGTTGCCCCCCATCACAGAAAACGGTTCCTTGGGAGACGCCTTCAAGATAAGCGGAGATGTCTCTGCCGTGAATCTCATAGCGTTCAAGGCGAGCGTCCGTGGTGTAGTTGGCAATGTGTTGGGCGACACAGCCGTTATCGAACAGGATAAGTGCGGCGTGGACATCTTTGTAATCTGAGATGGTCCGCTGAACGACGCTATGAACTTCCTGAACATCGGCTTCGGCGATGGCGCGGATTGCATCAAGGGCATGGATGGGTGTTTCCAGAAACATGTTGTCCATCAAGTGTTCTGGAAATCTGTTTCCTTGCGCCAATCGGGTAATGCTCTTGTGAAATTCACCGACGATTTGTGTCACGGGACCCCGTGCGGTCACTTGGCGTTTCGCTTCGACGATGATCGGGTGAAAGCGGCGGTTCCAACCCACCATCCCTTTCGCCCCGGTCCGTTCTGCTGCAGTCCGTAAAGCGACTGTTTCTGCGACACTCATGCCCGGTGGTTTCTCCAAAAGCGTATGGACACCACGCTCAAAACAGGGGAGTGCCGCCTCGCCGTTGAGGTGTGCGGGTGTCGCGACAAAGATGGCATCCAAGGTCTCGTTGTCCAGTAACGCCTCGATACTCTCGTGCTTCGCTGAGACATTGAACAGGTCGGCGGCGGTGTCGCGCGCCGTTTCGACAGGATCACAGACGGCAACGAGATCGGTATCGTCAAATTCCGAAAGGATCTTCATGTGCCCACGGCCCCTGCCGCCGCACCCGATGACAGCAACTCGTAGTTTCGACATCGTTTTCTCCTTCAAATTGTTATCAGTCATCAGTTATCGGTTGTCAGTTACCAGAGAGAATAGAAGAAACCGGGAAGGTTGGAAAAGTGAACCTTCCGTTCTTATCTTTCAGTCATAATACCGATTGCTGACTGCTTTTTCCCTTAGTGCCGGATGTGAGGTGCTTCCATGACTTCGCGTTGCTCAGGGGACATATCCTCAATGTAATCAGGGTAGGTAATCTGGTGTGCCCCTACGCCGTAAGACTGGAATCCAGGACTGAACTTGTAGAGCAGTGCGCGTCGTTGATGGCTGCCTTTCCACGGAAGTGTGCCGTGTGTCAAAGTCTCGGTGAAAATTACGGCATCGCCAGCCTTGGCATTGACTTCAAGCACATGCTTCTGATATTGCTCGTATCGTTTCATGATACTGGGACACGGAAGGTTCGCCTTATGACTCCCCGGTATGATTGCCAAACCACCATCGCCGGGTCCCTCGTCAGCAAGCATGTATTCGACGACAGTCAAACCTGTGTATATGCGTCCGTATTTGAAGAAGTAGGCTTCGGAGAAATTGGGACGTTCAATCCCACCACCGTGCAAAGTGCCG encodes:
- a CDS encoding Gfo/Idh/MocA family oxidoreductase translates to MTDNNLKEKTMSKLRVAVIGCGGRGRGHMKILSEFDDTDLVAVCDPVETARDTAADLFNVSAKHESIEALLDNETLDAIFVATPAHLNGEAALPCFERGVHTLLEKPPGMSVAETVALRTAAERTGAKGMVGWNRRFHPIIVEAKRQVTARGPVTQIVGEFHKSITRLAQGNRFPEHLMDNMFLETPIHALDAIRAIAEADVQEVHSVVQRTISDYKDVHAALILFDNGCVAQHIANYTTDARLERYEIHGRDISAYLEGVSQGTVFCDGGQHKLTEAGTGGTVEQNRYFLDCVKSNTPVSFPAANLDEAVKTMELADAILSGLR